From Pectinophora gossypiella chromosome 16, ilPecGoss1.1, whole genome shotgun sequence, one genomic window encodes:
- the LOC126373666 gene encoding autotransporter adhesin BpaC-like isoform X3, whose protein sequence is MRTIYLFLIVCLCAVSAKYLPDETISLRALLWREERSASDESAVSKEDDDNDNNSKERKIREEHLKRLQKIEKERRKHEEKQRKEQEKREEEERKRQEKIEEGRVKQEEKQRKQQLKREEEERKQQEKREKEQRKLEKERLKQEEKAAKEERKRQDKIRKDLEELEKEAIENEKKQVSAESVENQQSVDLEDIWKSHVYEKYGLTPTSTKLEKKAAIRRYLQEELGINANSTKTERRKAVLNFIQTKLQTTEAFRNHVVSHVNAVGIQQLQAKLEKKIEKLNNESALLQNISLPWAPIAQQHIEEKRTILQGIVNFVSNILPNWITGGQPSTGAAQSPVPAGAQSDVMGSNNAGSGPAGAGSIGTGSSNVSPAGPGSNSAGSPGSSSGVAGSSGVDSAGSGAPGSNNAVTAGSAGVAPAGAAPAGATPAGAAPAGSVSAGVDLAGSVPAGAVPAGAAPAGAAPAGVAPGGAAPAGDVSSIGNATGSTTTSTGAANGSTGADASSTGAAVGSTGASSTGSAGAEASSTGSATGSTGANASTTGAATGSSGADASSTAAAIGSTNSSSTVSADGSNGADASSTGAATGSTGASSTGSAGADTSSTGSTGTDASSTGTADGSTGADASSTGAATGSTGADASSAGSADGSTGADASSTGAATGSTGADASSTGAATGSTGASSTGSAGADTSSTGSTGTDASSTGTADGSTGADASSIGAATGSTGADASSTGAATGSSGADASSTGTATGSTGADASSTSSADGSTGAAASSTGAATGSTGADASSTGSADGSTGADASSTGAASGSTGADASSTGAATGSIGASSTGSAGADTSSTGSTGTDASSTGTADGSTGADASSTGAATGSTAADASSTGAATGSSGADASSTGTATGSTGADASSTGAATGSTGADASSTGTADGSTGADASSTGAATGSTGADASSTGAATGSSGADASSTGSADGSTGAAASSTSAATGSTGADASSTGAATGSTGADASSTGAATGSTGADTSSTGAATGSTVDSSTGSASADASSTGAATGSSGTDASSTGTADGITGADASSTGVATGSTGADASSAGSADGSTGADASSAGAATGSTGASSTGSAGADASSTGSTGTDASSTGTADGSTGADASSTGAATGSIGTDASSTGAATGSTDTSSTGTADGSTGADASSTGVVTGSTDASSTGAATGSSGADASSTGSADGSTGAAASSTSAATGSTGADASSTGAATGSTGADASSTGAATGSTGADTSSTGAATGSTVDSSTGSASADASSTGAATGSSGTDASSTGTADGITGADASSTGVATGSTGADASSAGSADGSTGADASSAGAATGSTGASSTGSAGADASSTGSTGTDASSTGTADGTTGADASSTGAATGSIGTDASSTGAATGSTDTSSTGTADGSTGADASSTGVVTGSTDASSTGAATGSTGADASSTGAATGSTGADTSSTGAADGSTGADASSTGAATGSAGASSTGSAGADTASTGSTSTDASATGTADGSSGVDASSTGAATGSNGADASSAGSADGSTGADASSTGAATGSTGASSTGSAGADASSTGSTGTVASSTGTDASSTGTADGFTGADASSTGAADGSTGADASSTGAATGSTGASSTGSAGADASSTGSTGTDASSTGTADGSTGADASSTGAVDGSSGADASSTGAATGSTGASSTVAAGADTSSTGSTGTDASSTGTADGFTGADASSTGAATGSTGADASSAGSADGSTGADASSTGAATGSTDASSTGSSGVDASSTGSADGSNGADASSTGAATGSAGADASSTDSAGADVSSISSVNGPNGADASSNGAADGATGTNASSTGAVDGSTGADASSTGAATGSIDNSPAGAATGSNDVSSTGSTGTDASSPGSGNGSTGADASSTGTATGSTGADASSTGSTSTDTSAAGSTGIEASSTNAATGSSDTSSTGAGTADYASTTGSTDSILAGSETATDGPVNADTADGSATDVSATTIIADGTSASNDATTVSSDAALETSTSVVPGSQVTVTDAVPEPVPAANPVTDVPTVIATDATIVIIEETPAIEASAVNTEVQTDNILVDAATVAPETVVLPGEVGASVIEVTAQ, encoded by the exons ATGAGGACTATCTATTTGTTTCTTATT GTTTGCCTCTGTGCAGTGAGCGCGAAATATTTACCTGACGAAACAATCTCTTTAAGAGCATTGTTATGGCGTGAAGAGCGGTCGGCCTCAGATGAGTCCGCGGTCTCCAAAGAAGACGACGACAATGACAATAATTCAAAGGAAAGGAAGATTAGGGAAGAACATCTTAAGCGTCTCCAGAAAATAGAAAAGGAAAGACGCAAGCATGAGGAAAAACAGCGAAAAGAACAAGAAAAGCGAGAAGAGGAAGAAAGAAAACGTCAAGAAAAAATTGAAGAAGGGCGAGTAAAACAAGAAGAAAAACAGCGCAAACAGCAGCTAAAACGAGAGGAAGAAGAGCGTAAACAACAAGAAAAGAGAGAGAAAGAACAACGCAAACTTGAAAAAGAAAGACTGAAGCAAGAGGAGAAAGCTGCCAAGGAAGAGCGTAAACGTCAAGATAAGATCAGGAAAGATCTAGAGGAATTGGAAAAAGAAGCCATCGAAAATGAGAAGAAGCAGGTTTCAGCTGAATCAGTTGAGAATCAGCAATCAGTTGATCTTGAAGACATATGGAAGAGCCACGTCTACGAAAAGTATGGTTTAACTCCCACTAGTACAAAGTTGGAAAAGAAGGCTGCCATCCGTAGGTATTTACAAGAAGAGCTTGGCATCAATGCTAATAGCACGAAGACTGAGAGACGCAAGGCTGTCTTGAACTTCATTCAAACTAAATTGCAAACCACTGAAGCTTTCAGAAATCATGTGGTAAGCCATGTGAACGCTGTAGGTATTCAACAACTTCAGGCAAAATTGGAAAAGAAAATTGAGAAGCTTAATAATGAATCAGCACTGCTGCAAAATATCAGCCTGCCATGGGCTCCAATCGCTCAGCAACAcattgaagaaaagagaactaTTCTTCAAGGTATAGTCAACTTTGTGTCCAATATTTTGCCTAACTGGATTACCGGTGGACAGCCTTCTACTGGAGCTGCGCAGTCTCCAGTGCCTGCTGGAGCACAAAGTGATGTGATGGGATCAAACAACGCTGGTTCAGGTCCTGCCGGTGCAGGCTCTATTGGGACTGGAAGTAGCAATGTCAGCCCTGCAGGCCCTGGCTCCAACAGTGCTGGGTCTCCCGGTTCAAGTTCTGGAGTAGCTGGGTCAAGTGGTGTAGACTCTGCTGGTTCAGGCGCTCCTGGATCAAACAATGCTGTAACTGCCGGCTCTGCCGGTGTTGCCCCCGCTGGTGCTGCGCCTGCTGGTGCTACCCCCGCTGGTGCTGCTCCCGCTGGTTCTGTCTCCGCTGGTGTTGATCTTGCTGGTTCTGTCCCCGCTGGTGCTGTTCCTGCTGGTGCTGCGCCTGCAGGTGCTGCCCCTGCTGGTGTTGCTCCCGGTGGTGCTGCCCCTGCTGGTGATGTCTCATCTATCGGAAATGCAACTGGCTCCACTACCACATCTACTGGCGCTGCAAATGGGTCCACAGGGGCTGATGCCTCGTCTACTGGTGCTGCTGTTGGCTCCACTGGCGCCTCATCTACTGGCTCTGCTGGTGCTGAGGCCTCGTCAACTGGCTCTGCGACTGGCTCTACTGGCGCTAATGCGTCAACTACTGGTGCTGCAACTGGTTCTTCTGGCGCTGATGCCTCGTCTACTGCTGCTGCAATTGGCTCCACTAACTCTTCATCTACTGTTTCTGCTGACGGCTCCAATGGCGCTGATGCCTCATCTACTGGTGCTGCTACGGGCTCCACTGGTGCCTCATCTACTGGTTCTGCTGGTGCTGACACCTCGTCAACTGGCTCCACTGGCACTGACGCCTCATCAACTGGCACCGCTGACGGGTCCACTGGTGCTGATGCCTCATCTACTGGCGCTGCTACAGGCTCCACTGGCGCTGATGCCTCATCTGCTGGCTCTGCTGACGGATCCACTGGTGCTGATGCTTCATCGACTGGCGCTGCTACTGGCTCCACTGGCGCTGATGCCTCGTCTACTGGTGCTGCTACGGGCTCCACTGGTGCCTCATCTACTGGTTCTGCTGGTGCTGACACCTCGTCAACTGGCTCCACTGGCACTGACGCCTCATCGACTGGCACCGCTGACGGGTCCACTGGCGCCGATGCCTCATCTATTGGTGCTGCTACCGGCTCTACTGGCGCTGATGCTTCATCGACTGGCGCTGCCACTGGCTCCTCTGGCGCCGATGCCTCGTCTACTGGCACTGCTACAGGCTCCACTGGTGCTGATGCTTCATCTACTAGCTCTGCTGACGGATCCACTGGTGCTGCTGCTTCATCTACTGGCGCTGCTACTG GCTCCACTGGTGCTGATGCTTCATCTACTGGCTCTGCTGATGGATCCACTGGTGCTGATGCTTCATCTACTGGCGCTGCTTCTGGCTCCACTGGTGCTGATGCCTCGTCTACTGGTGCTGCTACGGGCTCCATTGGTGCCTCATCTACTGGTTCTGCTGGTGCTGACACCTCGTCAACTGGCTCCACTGGCACTGACGCCTCATCGACTGGCACCGCTGACGGGTCCACTGGCGCCGATGCCTCGTCTACTGGTGCTGCTACCGGCTCTACTGCCGCTGATGCTTCATCGACTGGCGCTGCCACTGGCTCCTCTGGCGCCGATGCCTCGTCTACTGGCACTGCTACCGGCTCTACTGGCGCTGATGCTTCATCGACTGGCGCTGCTACTGGCTCCACTGGCGCTGATGCCTCATCGACTGGCACCGCTGACGGGTCCACTGGCGCCGATGCCTCATCTACTGGTGCTGCTACCGGCTCTACTGGCGCTGATGCTTCATCGACTGGCGCTGCCACTGGCTCCTCTGGCGCCGATGCCTCGTCTACTGGCTCTGCTGACGGATCCACTGGTGCTGCTGCTTCATCTACTAGCGCTGCTACTGGCTCCACTGGTGCTGATGCTTCATCTACTGGCGCTGCCACTGGCTCCACTGGCGCTGATGCCTCGTCTACTGGTGCTGCTACAGGCTCCACTGGCGCTGATACTTCGTCTACTGGTGCTGCTACTGGCTCCACTGTTGACTCATCTACCGGTTCTGCTAGTGCTGACGCCTCATCAACTGGCGCTGCCACTGGCTCCTCTGGCACTGACGCCTCATCAACTGGTACCGCTGACGGAATCACTGGTGCTGATGCCTCATCTACTGGCGTTGCTACAGGCTCCACTGGCGCTGATGCCTCGTCTGCTGGCTCTGCTGATGGATCCACTGGTGCTGATGCTTCATCTGCTGGCGCTGCTACTGGCTCCACTGGTGCCTCATCTACTGGATCTGCTGGTGCTGACGCCTCGTCAACTGGCTCCACTGGCACTGACGCCTCATCAACTGGAACCGCTGACGGGTCCACTGGCGCCGATGCCTCATCTACTGGTGCTGCTACCGGTTCTATTGGCACTGATGCTTCATCTACCGGCGCTGCTACTGGCTCTACAGACACCTCATCAACTGGCACCGCTGACGGGTCCACTGGTGCTGATGCCTCATCTACTGGCGTTGTTACTGGATCCACTGATGCTTCATCGACTGGCGCTGCCACTGGCTCCTCTGGCGCCGATGCCTCGTCTACTGGCTCTGCTGACGGATCCACTGGTGCTGCTGCTTCATCTACTAGCGCTGCTACTGGCTCCACTGGTGCTGATGCTTCATCTACTGGCGCTGCCACTGGCTCCACTGGCGCTGATGCCTCGTCTACTGGTGCTGCTACAGGCTCCACTGGCGCTGATACTTCGTCTACTGGTGCTGCTACTGGCTCCACTGTTGACTCATCTACCGGTTCTGCTAGTGCTGACGCCTCATCAACTGGCGCTGCCACTGGCTCCTCTGGCACTGACGCCTCATCAACTGGTACCGCTGACGGAATCACTGGTGCTGATGCCTCATCTACTGGCGTTGCTACAGGCTCCACTGGCGCTGATGCCTCGTCTGCTGGCTCTGCTGATGGATCCACTGGTGCTGATGCTTCATCTGCTGGCGCTGCTACTGGCTCCACTGGTGCCTCATCTACTGGATCTGCTGGTGCTGACGCCTCGTCAACTGGCTCCACTGGCACTGACGCCTCATCAACTGGAACCGCTGACGGGACCACTGGCGCCGATGCCTCATCTACTGGTGCTGCTACCGGTTCTATTGGCACTGATGCTTCATCTACCGGCGCTGCTACTGGCTCTACAGACACCTCATCAACTGGCACCGCTGACGGGTCCACTGGTGCTGATGCCTCATCTACTGGCGTTGTTACTGGATCCACTGATGCTTCATCTACTGGTGCTGCTACTGGCTCCACTGGCGCCGATGCCTCATCTACTGGCGCTGCTACCGGTTCTACTGGCGCTGATACTTCATCGACTGGTGCTGCTGACGGCTCAACTGGCGCTGATGCTTCATCTACTGGCGCTGCTACTGGCTCCGCTGGTGCCTCATCTACTGGTTCTGCTGGTGCTGATACCGCGTCAACTGGCTCCACTAGCACTGACGCCTCAGCAACTGGCACCGCTGACGGGTCCAGTGGTGTTGATGCCTCATCTACTGGTGCTGCTACAGGCTCCAATGGCGCTGATGCCTCATCGGCTGGATCTGCTGACGGATCCACTGGTGCTGATGCTTCATCTACTGGCGCTGCTACTGGCTCCACTGGTGCCTCATCTACTGGATCTGCTGGTGCTGACGCCTCGTCAACTGGCTCCACTGGCACTGTCGCCTCATCAACTGGCACTGACGCCTCATCAACTGGCACCGCTGACGGGTTCACTGGCGCCGATGCCTCATCGACTGGCGCTGCTGACGGCTCAACTGGCGCTGATGCTTCATCTACTGGCGCTGCTACTGGCTCCACTGGTGCCTCATCTACTGGTTCTGCTGGTGCTGACGCCTCGTCAACTGGCTCCACTGGCACTGACGCCTCATCAACTGGCACCGCTGACGGGTCCACTGGCGCCGATGCCTCATCGACTGGCGCTGTTGACGGCTCAAGTGGCGCTGATGCTTCATCTACTGGCGCTGCTACTGGCTCCACTGGTGCCTCATCAACTGTTGCTGCTGGTGCTGACACCTCGTCAACTGGCTCCACTGGCACTGACGCCTCATCAACTGGCACCGCTGACGGGTTCACTGGTGCTGATGCCTCATCTACTGGCGCTGCTACAGGCTCCACTGGCGCTGATGCCTCATCGGCTGGCTCTGCTGACGGATCCACTGGTGCTGATGCTTCATCTACTGGCGCTGCTACTGGCTCCACTGACGCCTCATCAACTGGCTCTTCCGGTGTTGACGCCTCATCTACGGGCTCTGCTGATGGCTCCAATGGCGCCGATGCCTCATCCACTGGTGCTGCAACTGGCTCCGCTGGTGCTGATGCCTCATCTACAGACTCAGCTGGCGCCGACGTCTCATCAATTAGCTCTGTTAACGGCCCTAATGGCGCTGATGCCTCGTCTAATGGCGCTGCTGACGGTGCCACTGGTACTAACGCCTCATCTACTGGTGCTGTTGATGGCTCCACTGGTGCTGATGCGTCATCTACAGGCGCTGCTACCGGCTCCATTGATAACTCACCTGCTGGTGCTGCTACTGGTTCCAATGACGTTTCATCAACTGGCTCTACTGGTACTGACGCTTCGTCGCCTGGCTCTGGTAACGGCTCCACTGGTGCTGATGCCTCATCTACTGGCACTGCTACTGGCTCCACTGGTGCTGATGCCTCATCTACTGGCTCAACCTCAACTGACACTTCTGCTGCTGGCTCCACTGGCATTGAAGCTTCATCTACTAATGCTGCTACTGGCTCGTCTGACACTTCATCTACTGGGGCTGGTACTGCAGATTACGCGAGCACTACTGGTTCGACTGATTCAATTCTTGCGGGTTCCGAAACTGCAACTGACGGACCTGTCAACGCTGACACTGCCGATGGGTCTGCTACTGACGTAAGCGCTACCACCATAATTGCTGATGGTACATCTGCATCTAACGACGCTACTACAGTGTCATCTGACGCAGCACTTGAGACCAGCACTTCGGTTGTACCTGGCTCCCAAGTGACAGTAACTGATGCTGTTCCTGAGCCTGTTCCAGCAGCCAACCCGGTAACCGACGTGCCGACCGTCATTGCTACCGATGCCACTATTGTTATAATAGAAGAAACACCTGCTATCGAAGCTAGCGCCGTGAACACAGAAGTCCAAACTGACAATATTCTAGTAGATGCTGCGACTGTCGCCCCAGAAACAGTAGTATTACCTGGAGAAGTCGGAGCTTCCGTCATTGAAGTGACCGCCCAGTAA